GTGAAATGTTGCATGCAATTACTAGGACCTAGCGGATAGGTGCGTTCACTTTACATGAAAACAAAttacaatttcggaaagtactaatcaaggcctttcatttgataccccacgggGCTATATCcggagaaaaaaaatgtagacctgcccccccccccttttacatgtatggggagcactTAAATGTATGTCACTCAGCATATGCATagcatttcatagttcccatatgtcccagcaagtttcgttcggatcggtttagcagaCAAACAAATAATTCATcatttttaataaggctttttgCACAGAACCTTAAAACCACAGTCATTGCTCCGAAACCAACAAAAGGGGGGTGGGTGTAAATTACACAATATATTAACCCAATTAACTGAGCAGTACatcacatatatgtacatacgtatatatGAGTAATTCTTGTGATAAAATTGAACTCGGAGTGAATCTTTCATGGGAGTTTTAGTTCTTTCTACATTCACTGGGTTCAGGAAGCTTGACCTTTGCATTATATACAAAACATACATAAGTGCTCCACAGCCGTCCCAAATTAAGATTACCATCTTATCTCAGCAGTGAAGAATGACTACACTAAATGGTATTGTTATCTTCCCTTTATGGTcatgtgtacatacatatagttACTTCTGTAATACATAGAGGTCTCATATAAAAGGCAGAAAAGATTTACAATTATCAACTCAACAAGTAACCCTCGGTAGCAGGCCCATCTCTCAGGAGCGGTATAGATTTAAAAAAGTGACCATGATTCAGTTAGAAAGTATCTTTGACGCGGAAAAGAAGATTTGGTCCGGAAGAAAAGTGAAACCACTTTATAACCCACAACTGACCCTCGGGGAAGCAATTCGATCAATTTTGCAGAGGAACCCTAAGAAGATTGGGCAAGTAAGTCAACCATGGCTTTAGTACTGCTCATGGTTTTTCTTATCAGAGACCTCATCGTGTTTTCCACATCGGATTGCAGATTAGTGATGACAATGGAGTACGTCTTTCAAATGGCGAGATCCTGTTACGAGCATACAAAATCGGATATTACCTGATGGACAAGTGGAACTTACAAAACACGGATGTGATCGGACTTATAGCCAGAAACACGGAAAACCTGGCTCCTCTTGTTTTCGGGCTGTTCTTTTGTGGAGTGTCAGTTAACGCACTAGATACTTCCTTCAGTGAAGGTAAGAACGACTAGTTCTCGTAAGATAATAAAAcattatcaaaatactcaaagaTACGCGTCCTTCGAACTTTTCTCAGATGAAATTGTCAACTTATTCACATGTACAAAACCCAAATTGGTTTTCTGCGATGCTGATGCATATTCGACAGTGAAAAATTCCCTGGAAATAATAGGCAGTACTGCTGCTATCTATATTGTAGCAGGACAACTAGAAAAGGGGATGCCTACTACAGTGGATCACATTATCGACCAAACAACAGATGAAGAGGCACAAAAATTCAGGTAGAAGTCACGTAACATTACTCTGAGTTGATGTCTTTTGCTGTAATTACACTAACAAAAAACACGAAATGTTAATGATCGAATTTAAAATCGGAAATTACAATTGCAGGCCCTGTGAACCCGAAGATCCCAGCAATCATCCTGCCATGATTATTTGCTCTTCAGGGACAACTGGATCCGCCAAGGGAGTCTGCATCTCACATAATTCTATGCTACAACAGAATGTTTTCACGTAATTTCCACAGAATTTCTGGAAAATACAACTTCAACTTTTTTTCCTCTTTCAGATCTCTCCACCAGACTGACATCTTGTTAAGCTTTAGTTCCTTGTACTGGTTATCAGGGGTATATACACTTATTATGGGAACTATCCTCGGTGTAACCAGAATTATCACTAGCCAGCCATTTACTCCCGAGTTGATGCTACGCTTAGTAGAACAATACCGAATCACATCTTTCATATCACCCCCATCACAACTAGCAATGTTGGTCGAATGTCCTGACATCAAAACCAGGGACCTCTCCAGCCTCTGTGAATTTCTTTGTGGAGGAAGCTTCGTTTCGCCGGTGCTTTGTGATAAAATGCAGCGATACCTGCCAAACGGAAGGGTTACAGTCGGATACGGAACAACCGAAATAGGAGGAGCTCCGAATATGAATGCGGATCCTTTCAAGTATGGATCAGTTGGAAAATTGACGGAaaactttcaaataaaaatcataGACGATAAAGGGGTTGCATTGGGACCACATGAAAACGGCGAAATGTGCTACAAACCCACACAGAAATTTCTCGGTTACTACGGGCGCATGGAGGAAGTCGATTCAGTGTTAGATAGTGAAGGTTGGGTTCACACCGGAGACATTGGTCACATGGACGATGACGGATTCTTATTCATAGTTGATCGGAAGAAGGAGattatgaaatataaaaattttcacTTCTCACCAAGTGAGTTGGAAGGTTTTCTCTTAGGTATCCCCGGTGTTAGTGAAGTTTGTGTTTGTGGAATCCCAGACCCAATCTTCACTGACCTGCCAACCGCCGTCATTGTACGTAGTAAAGGCTCAAACATCCAAGAAAAGGATATCCACGATTACATGAAGAACCACCTATCGGACCATAAACAATTGCGTGGTGGGATTTATTTTGTAGATAGTTTGCCCATGACAGCATCAGGAAAGTACAAAAGGAGGACAGTGAAGGAAATTGCTATGAAATTATATGGACAAACGGTGAACGGTAAAAACAACCTAATCAAAGTATGTTAAGAAATAAAGTCTCATAAAGTTAGAAGTGATGTTTCAATTTAGCCTTCGTAAAGAGAGCTCTGGCAGACTCTATGAACCCCTCAAAACGTTACAACATAGAGGTTCTCACAAACCTTGCTTAGGTACTGGGAGCCATAGAACGCCATCATACATCACATTCCATAACGGAGGACCGAAAAAAGATCCCTGCGGAACACCGCCTGTTCGGCCGATCATTGAAATGCTCGTTTCCTCCAACTGGAGCGAAAATTCCAAAGATATTAGCTGGACATTCCGGGcccaagcgaagtaagatggtgggtaGCTAGGTAAGCATCTGTGACTACTCCGAGGAGCCAAACTAGCGCTGTGGTACTCccttttgataccacaaacttctaagacagTGATTGCatttatgagagcagggagacaAGGTCCAGCCAGCTcagatcctcagagccagcccgtagcattcgtaaagaaaagcagctctcccaccccgcagctagagatctctctgaggtccccaaagaacggtttacctagtgtccgtagcctggctctaACAAGAactggacaatcgcaaaggaaataCCTGAGCgtttccccctcttctccgcagcttcggcaatgcgaactgTACCGCCTGGCGGCATAGTCTCCTATAGGCCAAAGCCCCgttttttttcttagaaagacgctgctacaccaggttgcagcagtgtgtgggattcgcacccattaaaaccacccccactctcccacccctccccgcgggacaaccgtgaaatattacttcgtGGGGGAGGCTCAGGTTCGCTATACTAGCTCATCCATGTCACATCTCCGTCGccccgccttccgagctcgatccaactccaggagttttgtctgcaccacggctccTGCCTCATTtatcgccatccagttttcctccgacttcagcatctcttccaccaggttggagggctcgatgtccgcccctaagatgttgttcaacctccttttctgctgcagaaatctgggacaatggaacataacgtgcaccgggtcctcgggtgtagaaccgcattcaggacagttgggagactcgtccaactcgaagcgatgcaagtacttcctatagccaccgtgtcccgtaaggaactgtgtcaggtggtaattcaattgtccgtgctttcggttgacccatttctcgatacacgggatcaatgtatgggtccaccggcccttgtcggagttatcctatCGTTGttaccacttgccacacaactctcccctgatggcttttcggaaatccgcattcacctcggctggatttgccttccgtttttcgtagagccagtgtgcctcgcccgctagaagatctatagggatcattcatgcgatgacacacactgcctccgtcgacgccgtcctaaatgcgctgcacacccttagcgcaattggccggtatgccgaatttatcttcctccgattgacagcgtggttcaatgctcccgcccagacaggggcctcgtatagcaggatcgacctcaccactcccgcgatgagcagcctgcgactatacttcggccctcccacgttaggcatcatccttgcaagggatgagctggcatttgctgccttctctcgcgcataatccaagtgtcccttgaaactcagcttggcatcgatcatcacccccaggtatttgacaaccgattttgagacgacctcacgattgccaacctggatggtaaccgtgttgttcttcctacggttggtagtaaggaccgcctccgtcttttcgtccgccaggtccagcttggccattcgtaaccatgacttgatggtatgaatggcgtcatttgcataaagctccacgtcatcgggatgctttgcaattgcaattaccgccaggtcgtccgaaaaaccaatcagcgttgtctcctccggcacgcgaaggccaagcactccgtcgtaaattgtgttccacagcagcggtcccaatacagaaccttgaggcagacctgctgtcacaatgtactctttcggccagtcgtccgtctcgtatcagagaagtctgtccgaaaagtaactcccgatgagccgagccaagtagctaggaacacccagtttggtcaaagcgcccttaatccagccccagttggctgagttaaaagcatttttgacgtcaagcgtcaccagagcacagcatttgcccatggccattgcatttcgagccaattccacgacctttgctactgcatcgacagtagaacgggctcgccgaaacccatattgccgctctgaaagaccacccgcaagctcgatgaacgagagcagcctgttgtatatcaccctctccaacatcttccccatggtgtctaagagacaaatagggcgatatgaagagggcacgccgggtggttttcgggacttcggtagcaagaccagagGCAGaagcctcttccactgggcgggaaacactccttccgccatgcacaattcgaatgtgcttgcgaactacCTTGGCCAAGGCAAGAGGCAGAAGCCTCTTCCACTGgaagggaaacactccttccgccatgcacgattcgaatgtgcttgcgaaccaccttggtctggccttgaccgccaccttcagagccctgttcggaattccgtccaatcccgaagccttgctgtccccagtacgtctgcagatttcccaaagttcctctccGGTagcatcagggatcgagaagacgtcctgctgaggtGCCAGTtcgggttctctttcgtcctgctcctgctgcgggaaaagagttgtaattatttacaacaagagccgtgggcatgtcacttgaggtaaTTTTCGcgcgcggatcttcttcattacaacttggtaggctgtaccccacggattcgtattagcctccatgcagagcttctggtagcattcccgcttgcttcttcgaatggccttcttaaggttgcttcgccgatccctgtattcctcctcacgctcctggtgatccggccttccccttgtcctgtgggaaagtctcctcgctcggagaagaggatctcaaggcagcgatctccgtgtttcaccagtagtttggcctcttgccatggtgcaaacgtcgtcgtggcatcgtagcgtcgcatgcttcggttacacgctgagacaactgtgtgaccctttccaccgctgttccatctggatcatgggctccctccaatgcggccaggaatgtcttctcgtcgaaagctccgatagaccagccaaccgccttagcctttccacctccagagcgtcgttgactggttccccggttcccaatgcggaggaagatggcctggtggtcactgtgggtgtagtgctcactcacttgccaagccatctccctcaccagtgaagtgctaacaaatgtcaggtcaacgatcgaacccgaccctcttcctcgaaaggtgggcacgcatccaacgtaggccagcacgatgtccagctccgcaaatgactctaacagaatttgacctctggagGCCAAagctccgtgcagaccgccataatcttgtatgcatttgcacgcgtttaGCACAGGAACTCTCGCGATCGGGTTTCGTTATAACCGGGTCAAATCCTTCTTAGTCCCAATTCAGACCCATCCTCCAGCTGGATGGTTATGAGGATAATTGAAAAcagtcgcctcccctttcaatCTAGCCATCGCCCGtgagaatccgacgattttgcatttttcgtgaTTTTGCGGACCCGGAGCTCACGGAACCTAGAATTTTCTTGGATGTCAGCCAGCCTCTTCGGCGACGGATTTTCTGCCATTTCTCACGTCCTCGGCATGTTGGCGTGAAAATTCTCGGGCCGCCTCCTCTTCCAATCAATCCAATGCCCACGGGAATCCGATGATCTTGCCTTTTTGATCATTCTGCGAACCACTTACCGGGAACCCGGGACTCGTGTACTCCGAACTTTCTTGGATGTCAGCCAGCCTCTTCGGGAACGGGTTTTCCGCCATTTCTCATatttccgacatcgtagcgtgaaagttcttgcattttcggaatctgggccgcctcctctTTCGATCAAACCATCGCCCACGGGAAtccaacgattttgcattttttgccattttgtcgacccggggttcgtcataattttcaattttcttggattttagCCCGCCTCTTCAGCGGCGGGTTTTCCGCCATTTCTCATGTTTCCGTCATCATAGCGTGGAAATTTGTGCATTTtcggaatctgggccgcctcctctTTTATTTAAGCCATCGCCcgcgggaatccgacgattttgcatttttggccattttgtcgaccctggGGTTcgtcaaaattttcaattttcttggatttcagcCCGCCTCTTCAGCGGCGGGTTTTCCGCCATTTCTCATTTTTCCGACATCGTTGAgtggaaatttttccattttcggaaTCTGGGCCGCCGCCTCCTTCAATGAAGCCATCGCCtacgggaatccgacgattttgtatttttggccATTTCGTCGACCCGGGGTTCGTCAAAATTTACAATTTGCTTGGATTTCAGTCAGCCTCTTCGGCGACGGGTTTTCCGGCATTTTTCctgtttccgacatcgtagtgtggaaatttttgcattttcggAAGCTGGGCCGCCTTCTCTTCCAATCAAGCCATCGCCCacgcgaatccgacgattttattATACCCGGGGTTcgtcaaaattttcaattttcttggatttaagCCAGCCTCTTCGGGGACCGGTTTTCCGCCATTTCTCatgtttccgacatcgtagggtgaaagttcttgcattttcggaatctgggccgcctcctctTTCGATCAAACCATCGCCcacgggaatccgacgattttgtatttttggccGTCGACCCGCGGTTcgtcaaaattttcaattttcttggatttcagcCAGCCTCTTCGGCGACGGGTTTTTCGCCATTTCTCATGTTTCCAACTTCGTAGCGTGAAAGTTCTTGCATTTtcggaatctgggccgcctcctctttcgatcaagccatctcCCACGGGTATCctacgattttgcattttttgccattttgtcgacccgggattcgccaaaattttcaattttcttggatttaggCCAGCCTCTTCGGCGACGGGTTTTCTGGCATTTCTCctgtttccgacatcgtagcgtggaaatttttgcattttcggaatctgggtcgcctcctctTTCATTCAAGCCATCGCCCACTCGAAtgcgacgattttgcatttttggccaattTTTCGACCGGGGCTcgtcaaaattttcaattttcttggattttagCCAGCCTCTTCGGGGACGGGTTTTCCGCCATTTCTCATGTTTCCGACATAATAGTGTGGACATTTTTGCATTTTCGGAATCTGGGCGCCTCCCCCCCTTCAGTTAAGGCTTCGACAACGGGTACCCgactattttccattttttagggtcgtcaaaattttcaattttcttggattgcaGCCAGCCTCTTCGGCGGcagattttctgcgatatctcacGTTCCCGGCATGGTAgcatgaaaattcttgcatttccgggaTTTGGGCCGCCTCCCTTTAAATTTCCGGAATCTGGGCTGCCTCGCCTGAAGAGACTGGGCGCGGGAATCCgacaattttgcaatttttgacaGTGTTTTCGACCAGGGGTCGTGACAATTTTCAGATTTCTTAGAATTCGGCCAGTCTCCTCTTGGCAGATTGTCAGTAGTTGGCAATGCGAAGGGTGTGCCAGAAAAAGTAAGATGCGGTCAAGGACCAGGTGGGACGCATTCGGTGGATACTGAAGGGAGTGGATACTGCTAAAACAATCAGCCGCTTATCTCGGAGTAGAGCTAAGTGTGGCAGACGATGTTGCGGtctttttagtgggtaaaaaccccTCATGCTCTCAGCACAACGGAGGCAGTGAGTTCTTAGGATCGGCCTTCTGAGGACCAAGACAAACGAATATTCAGACagagaatcaattttaataaggttttgctagTGCTGAGCGACGAACACTGTGCGCGCACAATCGGACATTTTCGTCTAGAATGCCACGAAAATTTAGGGAAAAGAATCTTAATCATTGTAGACATCGCATTTCAATTTGATTTACGAACAATTGAAAATTACCTTTAAGTTATAAAACGTATTTATAAAAATTGACCGTTTTGGTTTTAGATACTTTTAGGCCAAATATTTTCCAAGTTAAATTTTTCTTTGTAATTATTTTCGTAACAAATTTTTAAGTAGTtaagaaaaagatatttttaagcTGCCTTAAAGCTTTAGTTTTACAAGTGGACGTCTTTAAGGTTTGAGGaagttttctgaaaattttggcTTTATCAGCATTCCAAAGTTGTTCCAGTGGAATTGGAAGTATCTTTCATCTGTGAGGGATTACGCCTTTGGCTCCAGGGGCACAGGAATACCAGCAATAATGCAGCAATGGACGAGAATCTTTCTGAGGAGTTATCCTCACTTGTTGCGTCAAGATTTCCTACCAACAGCGCCGCAGGCCCTAATGATGCCCTCATTCAGACGCTTAGGCGTGTCCGCTTCGAATTGCGTCAACAGTGGAGCAGTGCCAATGAATAGCTCGGCCACCGGAGACTACTCGTCAAAAAAGAATTTGGAACACTTACAGGGTTCTTTAAGTTCTACTTCGGCGAGTGGCAATGCCGATGAATGGATGCCATCAGCTCAGAATTTGATTCAAAATCCATCGAATTCCGTGATGCGACGATTGGACGTAGATGATCAAGCTGCCAAACGCGTGGTGGATGAAGGATTAGATACTTCGGAACTAAAGCTGTTCAATCCCACTGGCAATTGCTTGCTGGTTGGCATGAGTAGCAATTCCGACAGTAGGTTCGCATCTTGGAAGGAAGAAAAGGTCTGGAACCCTCAGTTTCATTCAAAGCGGACTACTAAAAACTCGTTTCGAAGTTACTCTAGCTCCGCAAGGAACCTCCTTTGCGGAGACCCCACAAGCGGGGATGTGATTAATGGAGAAGCCCTGATGATGCTGGGTGTTATTCGTGGTGGTACTAGGCCTGGAACCTATGatgtgattacacttgatgataatgatttgaTGAACTTAGATTTAACAGATTTGATTAGTGGTGGTAGTTCAACCCTATTATTGCGCGGGGCAGTAGGCGAAGCAGTGAGAATAGTGCGCGAAGCAAAAGGACAGGACAGTGTTAAGTACGTTGCTTACCATAGAGATTTGGGACATTTGATTATCGGACAAGAAGAAAAGGTTATTGCTGTTGTTCGTAACCATGGAGGCTCATCAAAGAAGGGGGCAACCCGTTAATATAAATGTCAATACTTGGAGGCATTGTAAAATCGATGTCTACGACTTCTACGGAGAATGTTAGATTGACAGCAAGCAAACTATCCAACATTCCTCAATGCAGAAGTTACGGCGCTCTTTAATCGATGCATCCGTTATAAGTGGAGACTGGTGCATACTTTTAAAAACCACAATCAAGACTATTCGCTGGACCATGCTTCAATGGAATGTATGATCGCCAGTATAAAAACTTTTTCAACAAACGTTCGAATGTATTTAactatttatttgaataaattccaTGAATGACAATAATGAAGTTTGTCTATCGCGCTTAAAATTGAAATCATCACCGCTACTTCCACTATGAAGAGCggtgatgttttgtaatgtgataccaaatgaaaaacattACCTAACACCGGGGTAATATCACTATTACTTCGGTAATGAAGTGATGCTGGTGATGGCGTGATGTTAGGTAATGTTCCGATGTTAAGAAAGACggtgatgttaggtaatgtAGTGATGTTAGGTAATGTCAAGTTTGGTAATGTCTGGATTGTGGTCGGTGATGACAATGTGATACTACACTGAAAGATGGCATAAAGATGGGGAAAGGGATGGTAGAAGCTTTTGATACgaaacatttttttaccatTATATTGTAAAGCTTGTCGGTCTTTGTTTCTGAAGGTGTTGGAACAGTGACGGGAGATTCTCCCTTCTTGAAGCCGCAGTTGTTCCATTAAGGAAGAGGAAGTGTCGGACCTGAAAATTAAGTCAAAGCAGTTTAACTTTCTGAAGTACGTGGGGTACATGGGACAGGCGGAAATTCAAAGTCACCCTAAGATAGGTTACTTCTTTGAAGGTTGGAAAGGTAGTGCCATGTATTTTGAGGGACAGAGTATGATCCTTCAAATTTGCGGCGTAAAGTGAATATTTCTATGTAGAAGGATGGTTTAGCATTCCTAGAGATTTAAGGCTAGTTTCCATTTGGGGAAGCAGTGGTAAAGCTTATCTAAATAGGAATTCTGTTCAGCTTCGTCAACCATGATGTTTCTGGTAGAAGTATAGAAAATCAGGTCATCTGTATATTGAATTACTCCAAAAGGGATTTTCGTGGGGTGGTGGCTTAAGAAGGTCGGCGGTGAATAAGGAGAAGAATGTAGTAaaaaggactgatccttgtgagATGCCAACAAGACATGAGTAAGTTCCCGAGAGGTGAATGCTTGTGAACTTGCCGTATAGTGGAGGCAGACGAGGCAGCAAGTTTGTTGGTTGAATCCAATAGCCAAAGGAGAACCTACTAGTGGtaggaaacgctgtattcacattgatTTGCTGCTCGTGGTGAAGTTGGTAGCGATAAAaccagactcaggtctgatcgtgATTTATCTGAAATGTGTCTTGCAACGGAGCCTCACTAGGGGCTATCTAATACCATGGGTACC
The DNA window shown above is from Hermetia illucens chromosome 5, iHerIll2.2.curated.20191125, whole genome shotgun sequence and carries:
- the LOC119656917 gene encoding luciferin 4-monooxygenase-like, with the translated sequence MIQLESIFDAEKKIWSGRKVKPLYNPQLTLGEAIRSILQRNPKKIGQISDDNGVRLSNGEILLRAYKIGYYLMDKWNLQNTDVIGLIARNTENLAPLVFGLFFCGVSVNALDTSFSEDEIVNLFTCTKPKLVFCDADAYSTVKNSLEIIGSTAAIYIVAGQLEKGMPTTVDHIIDQTTDEEAQKFRPCEPEDPSNHPAMIICSSGTTGSAKGVCISHNSMLQQNVFTSLHQTDILLSFSSLYWLSGVYTLIMGTILGVTRIITSQPFTPELMLRLVEQYRITSFISPPSQLAMLVECPDIKTRDLSSLCEFLCGGSFVSPVLCDKMQRYLPNGRVTVGYGTTEIGGAPNMNADPFKYGSVGKLTENFQIKIIDDKGVALGPHENGEMCYKPTQKFLGYYGRMEEVDSVLDSEGWVHTGDIGHMDDDGFLFIVDRKKEIMKYKNFHFSPSELEGFLLGIPGVSEVCVCGIPDPIFTDLPTAVIVRSKGSNIQEKDIHDYMKNHLSDHKQLRGGIYFVDSLPMTASGKYKRRTVKEIAMKLYGQTVNGKNNLIKVC